A region from the Lolium perenne isolate Kyuss_39 chromosome 4, Kyuss_2.0, whole genome shotgun sequence genome encodes:
- the LOC139830646 gene encoding uncharacterized protein has protein sequence MACSPPASPGGPGAAARGKEPVSIWRRIPSSPESAAAGPRRSDERLEVSGMGLSGDSSASGSPEVDSGVAKRGDLGDAQPPEQPWERPKPSRKTKWRGRVENRGVVGPSSNRQVAPEMAGLCFKCFRPGHHKMACQNDPLCFRCGQDGHEAKACKRPRSPPSEDELRRTALANFARQSPRGLCDPRHPRRQPGARPPPPPRAYSGPPPPPPGREPPHPNLLRPSSPGEPQAQRRRLSAPVDLEEESLGASLCIVRRSRNMAELERRLHHAVLASVGGDRRAVSCAQVGAALEAELGITAEGCSVHPFQPDVFLIVLATADLRTRIMSHTVIVHQGLSLFVKPWTRLVHATKVNQRVRVHLVLEGVPPHGWDREVAEELLGSSCVVEELAPETRSRADLDLFRLTAWTDNIELIPPVRTLVIPEPEEVEARSSALALRYREEVSTLRYRVLIHVDCVEEDGAFLGRFSSGGGDRSDRPFAPPGGGGRRRRELRWQRGVPDRRGGGGDGGGGGDPGGATGRRSYRQALLAPLDWALPPMDSQMVSHVSPTEERPQTVRAKTGQGSVQFETRKTAGLGCVAATGHGVAEKQASSAFSTRIQQVWVRKESSKELLTNTKRGAEENPALSPSGAGGRPSAPLHAELVSLEAGTVLDLGTAETVETGEDRDAAIRWVDAPDSLAGGGDPEEEGHVFNKEEYFLVSLSDHSANVASSSQTRPHPCSPASSESGSSLEHDKGQGSGQRARESFSGSSSKETKEITRAEDLPPCHIRPSISQTDGCGLSPNHGLGGSSAAESVWELRPVCPPHDEPGDQRPGTADDSARIKAFCARILKMLAPPLLHEIESSRKLSAEAEPYTPRRITRRAAAAPVVAHSRQIKKATAAETALLKALGITPEGLSASDEDIQSLQKLFDSPLSNKHLQVAASIFGKVMPREFKDDVPLQREVHAL, from the coding sequence atGGCGTGTTCCCCCCCTGCTTCGCCGGGCGGCCCCGGCGCGGCCGCGCGTGGCAAAGAACCCGTGTCCATCTGGAGGCGCATCCCCTCTAGCCCGGAGTCCGCGGCCGCGGGGCCTCGTCGGAGTGACGAGCGTCTCGAGGTCTCGGGCATGGGGCTGTCGGGTGATTCCTCCGCTTCGGGAAGCCCTGAAGTGGACTCCGGAGTGGCCAAGCGCGGAGATCTCGGGGACGCGCAGCCGCCGGAGCAGCCTTGGGAACGCCCCAAGCCCTCACGCAAGACCAAGTGGCGCGGCCGCGTGGAGAACCGCGGCGTCGTCGGCCCTTCCTCTAACCGGCAGGTGGCGCCGGAGATGGCCGGGTTGTGCTTCAAGTGCTTCCGACCAGGGCATCACAAGATGGCCTGCCAAAACGACCCCCTTTGCTTCAGGTGTGGGCAGGATGGGCACGAAGCTAAGGCTTGCAAACGGCCCCGGAGTCCCCCGTCGGAGGACGAGCTCCGGCGGACGGCGCTGGCCAACTTCGCGCGCCAGTCCCCGCGCGGGCTTTGCGATCCTAGGCATCCTCGTCGTCAGCCGGGCGCGCGGCCGCCACCACCACCCAGGGCATACTCTGGCCCGCCCCCACCCCCTCCTGGCAGGGAGCCGCCCCACCCAAACCTGCTGAGGCCGTCGAGCCCAGGTGAGCCGCAAGCTCAAAGGAGGCGTCTTTCGGCACCCGTCGACCTGGAGGAGGAGTCCCTAGGTGCGTCGCTGTGCATCGTCCGCAGATCGAGGAACATGGCGGAGCTCGAGCGTCGCCTGCACCACGCGGTGCTTGCCTCCGTCGGTGGAGACCGGCGGGCAGTATCGTGTGCTCAGGTGGGCGCAGCTCTGGAGGCGGAACTGGGCATCACGGCGGAGGGCTGTTCGGTGCACCCATTCCAGCCTGACGTCTTCCTCATCGTTCTAGCGACAGCAGATCTGCGCACCAGGATTATGTCCCATACGGTGATCGTTCATCAAGGGCTTTCTCTGTTCGTCAAGCCTTGGACGAGGCTGGTGCATGCTACTAAGGTTAACCAAAGGGTCCGTGTGCATCTCGTCTTGGAAGGAGTGCCGCCTCATGGCTGGGATCGGGAGGTGGCGGAGGAACTGCTTGGCTCCTCCTGTGTGGTGGAGGAGCTAGCGCCGGAGACAAGGTCACGTGCTGATCTGGATTTATTCCGTCTCACGGCATGGACAGACAACATCGAGCTCATCCCGCCGGTGCGCACGCTGGTTATTCCCGagccggaggaggtggaggctAGATCGTCGGCTCTTGCGCTGCGTTACAGAGAGGAGGTGAGCACGCTCCGGTACAGAGTTCTCATCCATGTGGACTGCGTTGAGGAAGATGGTGCCTTTCTGGGCCGGTTTTCTTCTGGCGGAGGTGACAGGAGCGATCGGCCCTTTGCTCCTCCGGGCGGTGGAGGAAGGAGGCGTCGAGAGCTTCGCTGGCAGCGCGGGGTCCCAGACCgtcgcggaggcggcggcgacggcggcggcggcggtgacccTGGCGGCGCTACGGGACGTCGTTCGTACAGGCAAGCGCTCCTGGCTCCGTTGGATTGGGCTCTGCCGCCGATGGACAGCCAGATGGTGAGCCACGTCTCACCCACCGAGGAGCGTCCCCAAACGGTCAGGGCGAAGACCGGTCAAGGCTCGGTGCAGTTTGAAACAAGGAAGACTGCAGGTCTTGGGTGTGTTGCCGCTACAGGACATGGGGTGGCAGAAAAGCAGGCTTCTTCTGCTTTCTCCACCAGGATCCAGCAAGTTTGGGTGCGAAAGGAGTCGTCAAAGGAGCTTTTGACCAACACGAAGCGGGGCGCTGAGGAGAATCCGGCCCTATCCCCTTCTGGAGCTGGCGGTAGGCCCTCTGCTCCACTGCACGCAGAGTTGGTCTCGCTTGAGGCTGGGACCGTCTTGGATCTCGGGACGGCGGAAACCGTCGAGACAGGTGAGGATCGGGATGCGGCCATTCGTTGGGTAGATGCCCCCGATTCGCTCGCTGGCGGTGGCGATCCCGAGGAAGAGGGCCACGTTTTTAACAAAGAGGAGTATTTTCTGGTGTCCCTGTCGGACCACAGTGCCAACGTAGCATCAAGCAGCCAGACAAGACCCCACCCGTGCTCGCCGGCCAGCTCGGAATCTGGGTCCTCCCTGGAACACGATAAGGGACAGGGTTCTGGACAGCGGGCGCGGGAATCCTTTTCGGGATCGTCGTCTAAGGAGACGAAGGAGATCACACGTGCTGAGGACCTGCCACCATGCCACATCCGGCCTTCCATCTCCCAGACGGACGGTTGTGGGCTCTCCCCCAATCATGGGTTGGGTGGATCTTCTGCGGCCGAATCGGTATGGGAGCTGCGGCCAGTTTGCCCTCCTCATGATGAACCAGGCGACCAACGGCCTGGCACTGCAGATGACTCTGCTCGGATCAAGGCGTTCTGTGCTAGAATCCTAAAAATGCTAGCGCCTCCGCTGCTGCATGAGATTGAGTCTTCCAGGAAGCTGAGTGCTGAGGCGGAGCCTTACACTCCAAGGAGAATCACAAGGAGGGCTGCGGCGGCGCCGGTGGTCGCGCACAGCAGGCAGATCAAGAAGGCCACGGCAGCAGAGACGGCCCTGCTGAAGGCACTGGGCATCACGCCGGAGGGTCTCTCGGCGTCCGATGAAGACATTCAGTCGCTGCAAAAGCTCTTTGATTCACCGCTGAGCAACAAGCACCTGCAAGTGGCGGCCTCCATCTTTGGGAAGGTCATGCCGAGGGAGTTCAAGGACGACGTTCCGCTCCAGAGGGAGGTGCACGCGCTATGA
- the LOC127347497 gene encoding protein FAR1-RELATED SEQUENCE 5-like yields the protein MDPEYAPGFLDLNEPIPEDVSVFDDLQEEHTPVNTARTSSNADVTKSSEQSKHASGSNIGASSGQSKHASGSNIGASADTNPITGETLSTEDSGGDDDDEVQSTPVSQTEVQTPYPGMIFDSWDEAKMHYNRYAKKLGFSIKCSTSKNSTLDGQKDKQMFVCNKNGKNEDINMQEAAPVRQRNKSITKKTECKARLRIKRKGTKWHVTYFIEEHNHNMIKKFSLKKYLRSHKGIPKEERDFVKLLHKVNLSAGRVMRIMGEVYGGLANVPYDSKSVSNFMATINEDQTIKDMSKLLSHFARIKKEDPDFYFNLHTDHADKVDRIFWVDGPAIAAYKNYNDCLSFDTTYMTNMYNMPFAPFIGINRYCQSIQLGCGFLKNENVESFVWLFQEFLEAMNGLQPQNFITDQDAAMRSAILAEFPNCCHRNCRWHIMQNAQAVLGNFLSKHEELRQELNAIIDYSMSVDEFETRWADMLRKHNVADNTHLADLYHLRATFVPAYFKDRFFPFLQTTARSEGFNAVLKTYSNPHYSMHHFFEQYLKLQEKINVAEDSVEFLDEDKTFRVWGDYPIEEQALKVYTRPIYLRLRAELRKVTSYNVHLIGGQSYDVLPIKAYVYGYGSRSYQVEANVETETYSCECCKFSRDGLLCCHIFRVMVQLGCINKIPEKYILDRWRVQEENIVEEKMDLPKQPVGRKMNNKERQQLRYGTLCNDYTRVARMASTSEKGKAIADKYMLALEKELLEMKASESAKRKKKKQAAPSFDEGPDVENVGDDGQGNSSKFDHVEDPVYIAKQGRPAEKRKKSGLHLKATKVVKCSVCGSIQHTAATCKDKITPGPESKEIDFFRDMV from the coding sequence ATGGATCCAGAGTATGCTCCTGGATTTCTAGATCTGAATGAGCCAATACCCGAAGATGTCAGTGTGTTTGACGATTTGCAAGAAGAACATACACCAGTGAACACCGCAAGAACCTCGAGCAATGCAGATGTAACAAAAAGTTCTGAACAAAGCAAGCATGCAAGTGGTAGCAACATTGGTGCAAGTTCTGGACAGAGCAAGCATGCTAGTGGTAGCAACATTGGTGCATCCGCTGACACAAACCCTATAACAGGTGAAACACTTTCTACTGAAGATTCGGGAGGtgacgatgatgatgaagtcCAATCAACTCCAGTAAGCCAAACTGAAGTGCAAACACCATATCCTGGCATGATTTTCGATTCATGGGATGAAGCGAAGATGCATTACAACAGATATGCTAAGAAGCTTGGATTCTCCATCAAGTGTAGTACATCCAAGAACTCTACACTTGATGGTCAGAAGGACAAACAGATGTTCGTTTGCAACAAGAATGGCAAGAATGAAGACATTAACATGCAAGAAGCGGCACCGGTTAGGCAGCGGAACAAAAGCATCACTAAGAAAACTGAATGCAAGGCTAGGCTAAGGATCAAAAGGAAAGGTACAAAGTGGCATGTAACATATTTCATTGAAGAGCACAATCACAATATGATAAAGAAGTTCTCTTTGAAGAAATATTTAAGGTCTCATAAAGGAATTCCCAAGGAAGAAAGGGACTTTGTCAAGCTCTTGCATAAGGTGAATCTCTCTGCTGGAAGGGTAATGAGGATCATGGGAGAAGTCTATGGTGGTCTGGCCAATGTACCCTATGATAGCAAGTCTGTTAGCAATTTCATGGCTACCATTAATGAAGATCAAACAATCAAGGACATGTCAAAGCTGCTTTCTCACTTTGCAAGGATAAAAAAGGAAGACCCAGATTTCTACTTCAACTTGCATACAGATCATGCTGATAAGGTTGACCGCATATTTTGGGTTGATGGCCCAGCAATAGCTGCATACAAGAACTACAACGACTGTCTCTCATTTGACACCACGTACATGACAAACATGTACAATATGCCGTTTGCGCCATTCATTGGGATCAATAGGTATTGTCAAAGCATCCAGCTAGGTTGTGGTTTCCTAAAAAATGAAAATGTGGAGAGTTTTGTGTGGCTCTTTCAAGAGTTTCTTGAAGCAATGAACGGCCTCCAGCCCCAAAACTTCATTACTGACCAAGATGCAGCGATGAGATCTGCAATTCTCGCTGAATTTCCAAACTGTTGCCACAGAAACTGTAGGTGGCACATTATGCAGAATGCGCAGGCAGTTTTGGGAAATTTCTTGTCAAAACATGAAGAGCTAAGGCAAGAGTTGAATGCAATTATTGACTACAGCATGTCAGTTGATGAATTCGAAACAAGGTGGGCAGATATGCTTCGCAAACACAATGTAGCGGACAACACACATCTTGCAGATTTGTATCACTTGAGAGCAACTTTTGTCCCAGCTTACTTCAAGGATCGCTTCTTCCCGTTCCTACAAACTACCGCCCGGAGTGAGGGGTTTAATGCTGTTCTGAAAACATACAGTAACCCTCACTACAGTATGCATCACTTCTTTGAACAATACTTAAAGTTGCAAGAGAAAATTAATGTAGCGGAGGATTCAGTCGAGTTTTTGGATGAAGATAAGACTTTTAGGGTGTGGGGTGACTACCCTATTGAAGAGCAAGCACTGAAGGTTTATACGCGACCCATATACTTGCGTCTCAGGGCTGAGCTTCGTAAAGTGACATCCTACAATGTGCACCTTATTGGTGGCCAAAGTTATGATGTCCTCCCAATTAAAGCCTACGTCTATGGCTATGGTAGTAGGAGCTACCAAGTTGAGGCTAATGTCGAAACTGAAACTTACAGCTGCGAGTGCTGCAAGTTCAGTAGGGATGGATTGCTTTGCTGTCATATATTCAGAGTAATGGTGCAATTGGGTTGTATTAACAAAATTCCAGAGAAATACATACTAGACAGGTGGAGAGTACAGGAGGAAAACATTGTGGAGGAAAAAATGGACTTGCCTAAGCAGCCAGTGGGCAGGAAGATGAATAACAAAGAAAGGCAGCAGTTGCGTTACGGAACTCTATGCAATGACTACACCAGAGTAGCAAGAATGGCATCAACATCAGAAAAAGGAAAAGCCATTGCAGATAAATACATGCTAGCTTTGGAGAAAGAGTTGTTGGAAATGAAAGCTTCTGAATCTgcaaagaggaagaagaaaaaacaGGCTGCTCCATCTTTTGATGAGGGACCAGATGTAGAAAATGTAGGTGACGATGGGCAAGGGAATTCTTCAAAGTTTGACCATGTTGAAGATCCGGTTTATATTGCTAAACAAGGTCGTCCAGCTGAAAAGAGGAAGAAGTCTGGACTGCACCTGAAGGCTACAAAGGTTGTGAAATGCAGTGTATGTGGGTCAATCCAGCACACTGCAGCTACATGCAAAGATAAGATAACGCCAGGACCAGAATCAAAGGAAATCGATTTCTTCCGTGACATGGTCTag